Proteins encoded together in one Variovorax paradoxus EPS window:
- a CDS encoding CopD family protein, protein MLWVKSLHIVFIASWFAGLFYLPRIFVNLAMVPPESVAERERLLLMARKLLRFTTFLAVPALGFGLWLWLGYGIGRGPGNGWMHAKLALVLVAIGYHHGCAVLLRRFVAGGNRRNDYWYRWFNELPVLLLLGIVILVVVKPF, encoded by the coding sequence ATGCTCTGGGTCAAATCTCTCCACATCGTCTTCATCGCCAGTTGGTTTGCCGGGCTTTTCTATCTGCCGCGGATATTCGTGAACCTTGCGATGGTGCCCCCTGAGTCGGTCGCAGAGCGGGAACGCCTGTTGCTCATGGCGCGCAAGCTGCTGCGCTTCACCACCTTCCTGGCCGTTCCGGCGCTGGGCTTCGGCCTGTGGCTCTGGCTGGGCTACGGCATCGGCCGCGGGCCGGGCAACGGATGGATGCATGCCAAGCTGGCCCTGGTGCTGGTAGCTATCGGCTATCACCATGGCTGCGCAGTGCTGTTGCGCCGTTTTGTGGCGGGGGGCAACCGGCGCAACGATTACTGGTACCGCTGGTTCAACGAGCTGCCGGTGCTGCTGCTGCTCGGCATCGTGATCCTGGTCGTCGTCAAGCCGTTCTGA
- the hemB gene encoding porphobilinogen synthase: MFPAGRPRRLRRDAFTRNLVRENTLTVNDLIYPVFVQEGEKRLDAVSSMPGVERLSLDLLLPIAEQCVAAGIPVMALFPVIDASLKTPAGDEAFNPDGLIPRVVAALKSRFPELGVMTDVALDPYTSHGQDGLLDDNGYIVNDATVEVLVKQALTQSQAGVDIVAPSDMMDGRIGAVRTALEARGDIHTRIMAYSAKYASAFYGPFRDAVGSAATLGKSNKKVYQMDPGNSDEALREVALDIAEGADMVMVKPGMPYLDIVRRVKDEFHVPTFAYQVSGEYAMLKAAAQNGWLDHDAVVLESLLAFKRAGADGVLTYFALDAARLLQS; this comes from the coding sequence ATGTTCCCCGCCGGCCGTCCAAGGCGCCTGCGCCGGGACGCCTTTACCCGCAACCTGGTGCGCGAGAACACGCTGACGGTCAACGACCTGATCTATCCGGTGTTCGTGCAGGAAGGCGAAAAGCGGCTCGATGCCGTCTCCTCCATGCCCGGCGTGGAGCGCCTGAGTCTCGACTTGCTTTTGCCGATTGCCGAGCAATGCGTGGCGGCGGGCATCCCGGTGATGGCGCTGTTTCCGGTGATCGACGCGAGCCTCAAGACACCGGCCGGCGACGAAGCGTTCAACCCCGACGGGCTGATTCCCCGGGTGGTCGCCGCCCTCAAGTCGCGCTTCCCCGAACTCGGCGTGATGACTGACGTGGCGCTCGACCCCTACACCAGCCACGGGCAGGACGGCCTCCTCGACGACAACGGCTACATCGTCAACGACGCAACCGTCGAAGTGCTGGTGAAGCAGGCACTCACACAATCGCAAGCTGGCGTGGACATTGTGGCGCCCAGCGACATGATGGACGGCCGTATCGGAGCCGTCCGCACCGCCCTGGAAGCCCGCGGCGACATTCACACGCGCATCATGGCCTACAGCGCCAAGTACGCCAGCGCCTTCTACGGCCCCTTCCGCGATGCCGTCGGCTCGGCCGCCACGCTCGGCAAGAGCAATAAAAAGGTCTACCAGATGGACCCGGGCAACAGCGACGAAGCGCTACGCGAGGTGGCTCTGGACATCGCCGAAGGCGCCGATATGGTGATGGTCAAGCCCGGCATGCCCTACCTGGACATCGTGCGCCGCGTGAAGGATGAGTTCCATGTGCCGACCTTCGCCTACCAGGTGAGCGGCGAGTACGCGATGCTCAAGGCCGCCGCACAGAACGGCTGGCTCGATCACGACGCCGTCGTGCTCGAAAGCCTGCTGGCCTTCAAGCGGGCCGGTGCCGATGGCGTGCTCACGTACTTTGCCCTTGACGCCGCGCGCCTGCTACAAAGTTAA
- a CDS encoding magnesium transporter CorA family protein, whose protein sequence is MRIFEINRSQVGEHPALTPLAVPGACAASGYLWISLTREEFRASLAEVQQILQTLCQTQLVDLHVADLLNDQLPSHYDYTSQYDVLVFRRLATSQGQAALGNGKGNGNEAPPISAATTAAPKSRGGPPVLRRVDTRPVGFAVFDRVLLSVHPEDGAVRDAFAARLLAAGSSDDRGAPALDVRATSTRVPTGPSDLMLRVINQIVDGYLDLRRELTKQLDHWQTELIDPRSRFTNWGALMEARQSLHHLDEICEDQRAAMQDWIDSLETLPPPKGEAEQRERELIMIRSRDVLEHIERVVHHVHRLEQNAETAVQMHFSVQGHRANDIMRVLTVLTAIFLPLNLIAGIFGMNFEFIPLVHKADGFWIAMTAMLVIAVLLVLVFWRKRYLARTR, encoded by the coding sequence ATGCGCATCTTCGAAATCAACCGTTCGCAGGTCGGCGAGCACCCGGCGCTCACGCCGCTGGCCGTGCCGGGTGCGTGCGCCGCAAGCGGGTATCTCTGGATTTCGCTCACGCGCGAGGAATTTCGCGCCTCCCTCGCCGAGGTCCAGCAGATCCTCCAGACGCTCTGCCAGACCCAGCTGGTGGACCTGCACGTGGCCGACCTGCTCAACGACCAGCTGCCCTCGCACTACGACTACACCTCGCAGTACGACGTGCTGGTGTTCCGGCGCCTCGCGACCAGCCAGGGGCAGGCCGCGCTAGGCAACGGCAAGGGAAATGGCAATGAAGCGCCGCCCATTTCCGCCGCCACCACCGCGGCGCCCAAATCCCGGGGCGGCCCGCCCGTGTTGCGCCGCGTCGATACCCGTCCAGTCGGCTTCGCGGTGTTCGACCGGGTGCTGCTTTCGGTGCATCCCGAGGATGGCGCGGTACGCGATGCCTTTGCCGCGCGGCTGCTGGCGGCCGGGTCGTCGGACGACCGCGGCGCCCCGGCGCTGGACGTGCGCGCGACCTCCACGCGCGTGCCCACGGGGCCTTCGGACCTGATGCTGCGCGTCATCAACCAGATCGTGGACGGCTATCTGGACCTGCGGCGCGAACTCACCAAGCAGCTCGACCATTGGCAGACCGAGCTGATCGATCCGCGCAGCCGCTTCACCAATTGGGGCGCGCTGATGGAGGCACGGCAGTCGCTGCACCACCTGGACGAGATCTGCGAAGACCAGCGCGCCGCCATGCAGGACTGGATCGACTCGCTCGAAACCCTGCCACCGCCCAAGGGCGAGGCCGAGCAGCGCGAGCGGGAGCTGATCATGATCAGGAGTCGCGACGTCCTGGAGCACATCGAGCGGGTGGTGCACCACGTGCACCGGCTCGAGCAGAACGCCGAGACGGCCGTGCAGATGCACTTCAGTGTCCAGGGCCACCGCGCCAACGACATCATGCGGGTGCTCACGGTGCTGACCGCCATCTTCCTGCCACTGAACCTGATCGCGGGGATCTTCGGCATGAACTTCGAGTTCATTCCGCTGGTGCACAAGGCCGACGGCTTCTGGATCGCGATGACCGCCATGCTGGTCATCGCGGTGCTGCTGGTGCTGGTCTTCTGGCGCAAGCGCTACCTCGCACGAACGCGCTGA
- a CDS encoding DUF4148 domain-containing protein, whose protein sequence is MKTSHILAAAALTLLAATGAQAETYQGVNTAVSTKSRDEVNAEAVRAAAAPNQNVTRGSRGPETVAVSKDRAIVEAEAVRTAYAPDQNVTSGSRVNSKVVSTMTHPMDARVQAQQGTGATAK, encoded by the coding sequence ATGAAGACCTCGCACATCCTCGCCGCCGCTGCTCTGACCCTCCTGGCCGCTACTGGCGCCCAAGCCGAAACCTACCAAGGCGTGAACACCGCCGTCTCGACCAAGAGCCGCGACGAAGTCAACGCTGAAGCCGTGCGCGCCGCAGCGGCTCCGAACCAGAACGTGACCCGCGGTTCGCGCGGCCCGGAAACGGTTGCCGTGTCGAAGGACCGCGCCATCGTCGAAGCCGAAGCTGTTCGCACCGCCTACGCTCCCGACCAGAACGTGACCTCGGGTTCGCGCGTCAACAGCAAGGTCGTCTCGACCATGACCCACCCGATGGACGCACGCGTTCAAGCCCAGCAAGGCACGGGCGCTACCGCCAAGTAA
- a CDS encoding LysR family transcriptional regulator produces the protein MDSLDLIRTFREVAAHGSFSQAAKKLDMSKATVSKYVAELETRFGVRLLNRSTRSVSLTDAGQLLLDRSTPVLEMVELTQAELQDRASQPAGRLRISAPHGMGNGEFPNLLADFMRYYPDVSISLQLTNRTVDLAEEGIDVDIRSGPVEDANLIVRKLRLMQMVVCASPVYWKKHGKPEHPRDLAGHEALTHSLLGAQPVWRFDDGGEPLDVHVKSRMDCTEGAPLIRVAMRGFGVIYLPSILVQSHIEHGELVPVLQDYTRKDMWLSAAYLQRRHNSAALRALLDFLQTRVGDAPGLKK, from the coding sequence ATGGACAGTCTCGATCTGATCAGAACCTTTCGCGAAGTCGCCGCCCACGGCAGCTTCTCGCAGGCGGCCAAGAAGCTCGACATGTCGAAAGCCACCGTCAGCAAATACGTTGCCGAGCTCGAAACGCGTTTCGGTGTGCGGCTCCTGAACCGCTCCACCCGCTCCGTGAGCCTCACCGACGCCGGTCAGCTGCTGCTCGATCGCAGCACCCCGGTGCTCGAAATGGTGGAGCTCACCCAGGCCGAGCTGCAGGACCGTGCCAGCCAGCCCGCCGGCCGCCTCCGGATTTCGGCCCCCCACGGCATGGGCAACGGCGAGTTTCCCAACCTGCTGGCCGACTTCATGCGCTATTACCCCGACGTGAGCATCAGCCTGCAGCTGACCAATCGCACGGTCGACCTCGCGGAGGAAGGCATCGATGTCGACATCCGCAGCGGCCCGGTCGAAGACGCCAATCTCATCGTGCGCAAGCTGCGCCTCATGCAGATGGTGGTCTGCGCCTCCCCGGTCTACTGGAAGAAGCACGGCAAGCCCGAGCATCCGCGCGACTTGGCCGGGCACGAGGCCCTCACCCATTCCCTGCTGGGCGCGCAGCCGGTGTGGCGCTTCGACGATGGCGGGGAGCCGCTGGACGTGCACGTCAAGAGCCGCATGGACTGCACCGAGGGCGCACCGCTGATCCGCGTGGCGATGCGCGGCTTCGGCGTGATCTACCTGCCCTCGATCCTCGTGCAATCGCACATCGAGCACGGCGAGCTCGTACCAGTGCTGCAGGACTACACGCGCAAGGACATGTGGCTGTCGGCCGCCTACCTTCAGCGGCGCCACAACAGTGCGGCCCTGCGCGCGTTGCTCGACTTTCTTCAGACCCGCGTGGGCGACGCGCCGGGCCTCAAGAAGTAA
- a CDS encoding dienelactone hydrolase family protein, translating to MGQFIDLTAKDGFSFPAYVAEPAGKPRGAVVVVQEIFGVNSHIRSVADGYAAEGYLAVAPATFQRVKPGVELGYSDEDMKEGSALKAAVEALPAPGVLQDVEAAIAYASKAGKVGIVGYCWGGLLTWRAAALLPGLSAAAPYYGGGMTMPEEAARKPKVPVLAHFGNQDHWIPLDTVESFKKAHPEVEVHVYPVGHGFNCDQRGSYNAEAAKLARERTLAFFAKYIG from the coding sequence ATGGGTCAATTCATCGATCTCACAGCCAAGGACGGCTTCAGCTTTCCCGCCTACGTGGCCGAACCTGCGGGCAAGCCGCGCGGCGCGGTGGTCGTGGTGCAGGAAATCTTCGGCGTGAACTCGCACATCCGCTCGGTGGCCGACGGCTATGCGGCCGAGGGGTATCTCGCTGTGGCGCCGGCGACTTTCCAGCGCGTGAAGCCCGGCGTCGAGCTGGGCTACAGCGACGAGGACATGAAGGAGGGCTCCGCCCTGAAGGCGGCGGTCGAGGCGCTGCCCGCGCCCGGCGTGCTGCAGGATGTCGAGGCAGCCATCGCCTATGCATCGAAGGCCGGCAAGGTCGGCATCGTGGGCTACTGCTGGGGCGGTTTGCTGACCTGGCGCGCTGCCGCTCTGTTGCCGGGCCTGTCGGCCGCGGCGCCGTACTACGGCGGCGGCATGACCATGCCCGAAGAAGCCGCGCGGAAACCCAAGGTGCCGGTGCTGGCGCACTTCGGCAACCAGGACCACTGGATTCCGCTGGACACCGTCGAGAGTTTCAAGAAGGCGCACCCCGAGGTGGAAGTGCATGTCTATCCGGTGGGCCACGGTTTCAATTGCGACCAGCGCGGCTCGTACAACGCCGAGGCCGCCAAGCTGGCGCGCGAACGCACGCTGGCGTTCTTCGCGAAGTACATCGGCTGA
- a CDS encoding 2-hydroxychromene-2-carboxylate isomerase encodes MSTKTVDYYFAPQSPWTYLGHTRFAEIAAAAGATVRVRPIDMGSVFPVSGGLPLGKRAPQRQAYRLVEMARFSQHLGLPMNTKPKFFPVAGDDAARIIIAVDIHDGTEAAMRVCAAVFAAVWVQERNIGDPNVLEALVVECGLPAKRSEQSQSQAVQERYEAYTQEAIDIQVFGAPSYVIDGEIFWGQDRLDFVERALRQ; translated from the coding sequence ATGAGCACGAAAACGGTCGACTACTACTTTGCGCCCCAGAGCCCGTGGACTTATCTGGGTCATACCCGGTTCGCGGAGATCGCCGCCGCCGCGGGCGCCACGGTGCGCGTGCGGCCCATCGACATGGGGAGCGTGTTCCCGGTGTCCGGCGGGCTGCCTCTGGGCAAGCGGGCGCCGCAGCGGCAGGCCTACCGGCTGGTGGAGATGGCGCGGTTCTCGCAGCACCTCGGCCTGCCGATGAACACCAAGCCCAAGTTCTTCCCGGTGGCCGGCGATGATGCGGCGCGGATCATCATCGCGGTCGATATCCACGACGGCACCGAGGCTGCGATGCGCGTCTGCGCGGCGGTGTTCGCTGCGGTGTGGGTGCAGGAGCGGAACATCGGCGACCCGAACGTGCTCGAAGCGCTGGTCGTCGAATGCGGCCTGCCCGCCAAGCGCTCGGAGCAATCGCAAAGCCAGGCGGTGCAGGAGCGCTACGAGGCCTACACGCAGGAGGCCATCGACATCCAGGTGTTCGGCGCGCCGAGTTACGTGATCGATGGCGAGATTTTCTGGGGGCAGGATCGGCTCGATTTCGTCGAGCGGGCGCTGCGCCAGTGA
- a CDS encoding SDR family oxidoreductase, giving the protein MNPVLLITGGGRGIGAATALLAARRGYAVAVNYASNSLAADEVVRTIREGGGTAIAVQADVGNEAQVIAMFEKVDAKLGRLTALVNNAGVVDMQARVDEMSVARLERMFRINVIGSFVCAREAVRRMSTKHGGQGGAIVNISSGAARLGSPGQYVDYAASKAAIDTLTIGLAKEVGDEGIRVNAVRPGLIDTEIHASGGMPDRALELAPTVPMKRTGSPEEIAGAILWLLSDEASYTTMALLDVTGGR; this is encoded by the coding sequence TTGAATCCAGTGCTACTCATCACCGGCGGCGGACGGGGCATCGGCGCCGCCACCGCCCTGCTCGCCGCACGGCGCGGCTACGCGGTGGCCGTCAACTACGCCAGCAACTCGCTGGCGGCCGACGAGGTGGTGCGCACCATCCGCGAGGGCGGCGGCACCGCCATCGCCGTGCAGGCCGATGTAGGCAATGAGGCGCAGGTGATCGCGATGTTCGAGAAGGTCGACGCCAAGCTCGGCCGGCTCACCGCGCTGGTCAACAACGCCGGCGTGGTGGACATGCAGGCGCGTGTCGACGAGATGAGCGTGGCGCGGCTGGAACGCATGTTCCGCATCAACGTGATCGGCAGTTTTGTCTGCGCGCGCGAAGCCGTTCGCCGCATGAGCACGAAGCACGGCGGCCAGGGCGGCGCCATCGTCAACATCTCCAGCGGCGCCGCGCGCCTGGGCTCGCCGGGCCAATACGTCGACTACGCCGCCAGCAAGGCCGCCATCGACACGCTCACCATCGGGCTGGCCAAGGAAGTGGGCGACGAGGGCATCCGCGTCAACGCGGTGCGCCCCGGCCTCATCGACACCGAGATCCACGCGTCGGGCGGCATGCCCGACCGCGCCCTCGAACTTGCGCCCACCGTCCCGATGAAGCGCACCGGCAGCCCCGAGGAAATCGCCGGCGCCATCCTGTGGCTGCTGTCCGACGAGGCGAGCTACACCACCATGGCCCTGCTCGACGTGACCGGCGGAAGGTAG
- a CDS encoding MarC family protein, producing MSTSMDLIKPLVTLVAIVNPLAIVPFFIHYTQGYSDAQRRHTVRMSAFSAFVVIAVSALLGLQLLSFFGISIASFQVGGGLLLLMSSLSMLNAKPAESKTNVEELRATEVKASMGASIAVVPLTIPLLTGPATISTVVIYADKAQHLWELAVLVGYGVVVALATALAFSLAQPIARVLGKTGINIMTRLMGLILAALAVEVMADGLGKLFPILSKVS from the coding sequence ATGAGCACCTCGATGGACCTCATCAAGCCGCTGGTCACGCTGGTGGCCATCGTCAACCCACTGGCCATCGTGCCCTTCTTCATCCACTACACGCAGGGCTACAGCGACGCGCAGCGCCGACACACGGTGCGCATGTCGGCGTTCAGTGCGTTCGTGGTCATCGCGGTGAGTGCGCTGCTCGGGTTGCAGCTGCTGTCCTTCTTCGGCATTTCGATCGCGAGCTTCCAGGTCGGTGGCGGCCTGCTGCTGCTCATGAGTTCGCTCTCGATGCTGAACGCCAAGCCGGCCGAGAGCAAGACCAACGTCGAGGAACTGCGCGCCACCGAGGTGAAGGCCTCGATGGGCGCCTCCATCGCGGTGGTGCCGCTCACGATTCCGTTGCTGACAGGGCCGGCGACCATCTCCACCGTGGTGATCTATGCCGACAAGGCGCAGCACCTGTGGGAGCTCGCGGTGCTGGTGGGCTACGGCGTGGTGGTGGCGCTGGCCACGGCGCTGGCCTTCTCGCTCGCGCAGCCGATTGCGCGCGTGCTCGGCAAGACGGGCATCAACATCATGACGCGGCTGATGGGCCTGATCCTCGCGGCGCTGGCCGTCGAGGTGATGGCCGACGGGCTCGGCAAGCTGTTCCCGATCCTGTCGAAAGTCTCCTGA
- a CDS encoding EVE domain-containing protein, with protein sequence MPQYWLMKSEPDEVSIDDALAAPDATVAWTGVRNYQARNFMRDGMKIGDGVLFYHSSCPEPGIAGIARVASGIKPDPTQFDAKSPYYDAASKKEDPRWLLVDVQAMRKTRLLALPELRAKPELAELIILRKGNRLSITPVEPAHWKVIEKMLA encoded by the coding sequence ATGCCCCAGTACTGGTTGATGAAATCCGAGCCCGACGAAGTCTCGATCGACGATGCGCTCGCCGCGCCCGATGCCACTGTCGCGTGGACGGGCGTTCGCAACTACCAGGCGCGCAACTTCATGCGCGACGGCATGAAGATCGGCGATGGCGTGCTGTTCTATCACTCGAGCTGCCCGGAGCCGGGCATCGCCGGCATCGCGCGCGTGGCCTCGGGCATCAAGCCCGATCCGACGCAGTTCGATGCGAAGTCGCCGTATTACGACGCGGCCTCGAAGAAGGAAGACCCGCGCTGGCTGCTGGTCGACGTGCAGGCGATGCGCAAGACCCGGCTGCTGGCGTTGCCCGAGTTGCGCGCCAAGCCCGAGCTGGCCGAACTGATCATCCTGCGCAAGGGCAACCGGCTGTCGATCACGCCGGTGGAGCCGGCGCACTGGAAGGTCATCGAGAAGATGCTGGCCTGA
- a CDS encoding ABC transporter substrate-binding protein, whose product MKLKTVTTLAVLGLIATLASAQQQQGVSKDEIRIGTIQDLSGPLAGFGKQARNGMQLRVDELNEQGNVNGRKLKLFVEDSGYDPKKAVLAAQKLVNQEKIFIMAGHIGTAQNMAAMPVQFDKNIVNYMPITAAREMYEPLNRLKYSFAATYYDQIRLALPKMIKDKGAKKVCTIYQDDEFGLEVQRGAEAGLKAANMELAEKTSFKRGATDFSSQVAKMKAANCDLVVLGTIIRETIGTVGESRKTGFNPTFLGSSAAYTDLIHKLGGKAMDGVYATMTVQNPYTDEQSQPLRFWANKYKTKFNEDPTVFSVYGYVIIDSFIKAATKAGPNLTTDSFIKAMDSITFEPDMFGSPKSSYTATKRLGNEQSRLSQIKDGKWVVVSDYVTP is encoded by the coding sequence ATGAAGCTCAAGACAGTGACGACTCTGGCCGTGCTGGGCCTTATCGCGACGCTCGCGTCCGCGCAGCAGCAACAGGGCGTGAGCAAGGACGAGATCCGGATCGGCACGATCCAGGACCTGTCGGGTCCGCTCGCGGGCTTCGGCAAGCAGGCGCGCAACGGCATGCAGCTGCGCGTGGACGAACTCAACGAGCAGGGCAACGTCAACGGCCGCAAGCTCAAGCTCTTTGTCGAGGACTCGGGCTATGACCCGAAGAAGGCGGTGCTGGCCGCGCAGAAGCTGGTGAACCAGGAAAAGATATTCATCATGGCCGGCCACATCGGCACGGCGCAGAACATGGCGGCGATGCCGGTGCAGTTCGACAAGAACATCGTCAACTACATGCCGATCACCGCGGCGCGAGAAATGTACGAGCCGCTGAACCGGCTGAAGTACTCGTTCGCGGCCACCTACTACGACCAGATCCGCCTGGCACTGCCCAAGATGATCAAGGACAAGGGCGCCAAGAAGGTCTGCACGATCTACCAGGACGATGAGTTCGGGCTCGAGGTGCAGCGCGGCGCCGAGGCGGGCCTGAAGGCCGCGAACATGGAACTGGCCGAGAAGACCTCGTTCAAGCGCGGCGCCACCGACTTCAGCTCGCAGGTCGCGAAGATGAAGGCGGCGAACTGCGACCTCGTGGTGCTGGGCACGATCATTCGCGAGACCATCGGCACGGTGGGGGAGTCGCGCAAGACGGGTTTCAACCCGACATTCCTCGGTTCGAGCGCGGCGTATACCGACCTCATCCACAAGCTGGGTGGCAAGGCGATGGACGGCGTCTACGCCACGATGACGGTGCAGAACCCCTACACCGACGAGCAGTCGCAACCCCTGCGCTTCTGGGCCAACAAGTACAAGACCAAGTTCAACGAAGACCCGACGGTGTTCTCGGTGTACGGCTACGTGATCATCGATTCGTTCATCAAGGCGGCGACCAAGGCGGGCCCGAACCTCACGACCGACAGCTTCATCAAGGCGATGGACAGCATCACCTTCGAGCCCGACATGTTCGGCAGCCCGAAGAGCAGTTACACCGCCACCAAGCGCCTCGGCAACGAGCAATCGCGGCTGTCGCAGATCAAGGATGGCAAGTGGGTCGTCGTGTCTGACTACGTGACGCCGTAA
- a CDS encoding AMP-dependent synthetase/ligase: protein MSTLALRAPAGLWDLAHLQPRLDVVVPGDTVPAVFWKAVELRGDKVWMRQKEFGIWRTWTWRQTAEAVREIAGGLLALGFGHGECASILSNTVIEWVLCDVAVLSCGGVSNGIYPTDAASQVHYLCEDSRTTVLFVEDDEQLDKALEVRAQLPLLRKIIVLDMEGLRDLDDPGVISLDALRALGREHLKANPQALEQRIAACRAEDLAILVYTSGTTGKPKGAMHSHRGLVYTMRGYNTLLAQGETDERMCFLPLCHIAERMGGEYFAMYTGSILNFVENPETVPENVREISPTVFTAVPRVWEKFYSGVMIALKEASRLQQAAYGWSIGVGQQIADRVLQGKPIGAGLRFKFRIARWLALNNVRKLIGIHRARFLVTGAAPISPDLVRWYLALGVPMLEVWGMTESCGASTGVPPSRIAPGSIGPATSYNEVRLDPETGEILVRGPNVFMGYLNLPEKTAETIDADGWLHTGDVGLVDAEGYFRITDRMKDIIITAGGKNITPSELENELKFSPYVTDAVVIGDKKPYLTVIVMIDQENVEKFAQDNDVPFSNYESLTRAQEVLDLIQGEIDRVNAKFARVEQIKKFFLLETQLSAEDEELTPTMKLKRKLVQTKYADRIEAMYR, encoded by the coding sequence ATGAGCACACTGGCCCTGCGCGCTCCTGCCGGTCTCTGGGACCTGGCGCATCTTCAGCCCCGGCTCGATGTCGTCGTGCCTGGTGACACCGTTCCCGCTGTGTTCTGGAAGGCCGTCGAACTGCGCGGCGACAAGGTCTGGATGCGTCAGAAGGAATTCGGCATCTGGCGCACCTGGACCTGGCGGCAGACCGCCGAGGCCGTGCGCGAGATCGCGGGAGGCCTGCTGGCGCTGGGGTTCGGGCATGGCGAGTGCGCGTCGATCCTCTCCAACACCGTCATCGAGTGGGTGCTGTGCGATGTGGCCGTGCTCAGTTGCGGCGGCGTGTCGAACGGCATCTACCCGACCGATGCGGCTTCGCAAGTTCACTATCTCTGCGAAGACTCGCGCACCACCGTGCTCTTCGTGGAAGACGATGAGCAGCTGGACAAGGCGCTCGAAGTGCGCGCGCAGTTGCCGCTGCTGCGCAAGATCATCGTGCTCGACATGGAAGGCCTGCGCGACCTCGACGATCCCGGCGTCATCAGCCTCGACGCGCTGCGCGCCCTTGGCCGCGAGCACCTGAAGGCGAACCCGCAAGCGTTGGAACAGCGCATCGCCGCCTGCCGCGCGGAAGACCTCGCGATCCTCGTCTACACCTCCGGCACCACCGGCAAGCCCAAGGGCGCGATGCACAGCCACCGCGGGCTGGTCTACACCATGCGCGGCTACAACACGCTGCTCGCGCAGGGCGAGACGGACGAGCGCATGTGCTTCCTGCCGCTGTGCCACATCGCCGAGCGCATGGGCGGCGAATACTTCGCGATGTACACCGGCTCGATCCTCAACTTCGTCGAGAACCCCGAGACAGTGCCCGAGAACGTGCGCGAGATTTCGCCCACGGTGTTCACGGCCGTGCCGCGCGTGTGGGAGAAGTTCTATTCGGGCGTGATGATCGCGCTGAAGGAGGCGAGCCGCCTGCAGCAGGCTGCCTACGGATGGAGCATCGGCGTGGGTCAGCAGATCGCCGACCGCGTGCTGCAGGGCAAGCCGATCGGCGCGGGGCTGCGCTTCAAGTTCCGCATCGCGCGCTGGCTTGCGCTCAACAACGTGCGCAAGCTCATCGGCATCCATCGCGCGCGGTTCCTCGTGACCGGCGCGGCGCCGATTTCTCCCGACCTCGTGCGCTGGTACCTCGCGCTCGGCGTGCCGATGCTGGAGGTGTGGGGCATGACCGAGTCGTGCGGCGCCTCCACCGGCGTGCCGCCGTCGCGCATCGCCCCGGGCTCGATCGGCCCGGCCACCAGCTACAACGAGGTGCGGCTCGATCCCGAAACCGGCGAGATCCTGGTGCGCGGCCCCAATGTCTTCATGGGTTACCTCAACCTGCCGGAGAAGACGGCCGAGACCATCGACGCCGACGGCTGGCTGCACACGGGCGACGTCGGGCTGGTCGACGCGGAAGGGTATTTCCGCATCACCGACCGCATGAAGGACATCATCATCACGGCAGGTGGAAAGAACATCACGCCGAGCGAGCTGGAGAACGAACTCAAGTTCAGCCCCTACGTCACCGACGCGGTGGTGATCGGCGACAAGAAACCCTACCTGACGGTGATCGTGATGATCGATCAGGAGAACGTCGAGAAGTTTGCGCAGGACAACGACGTGCCGTTCAGCAACTACGAGAGCCTGACGCGCGCGCAGGAGGTGCTGGACCTGATCCAGGGCGAGATCGACCGCGTCAACGCGAAGTTCGCGCGCGTGGAGCAGATCAAGAAGTTCTTCCTGCTCGAGACGCAGCTGAGCGCCGAGGACGAGGAGCTCACGCCGACGATGAAGCTCAAGCGCAAGCTGGTGCAGACGAAGTACGCAGACCGCATCGAAGCGATGTACCGCTGA